One window from the genome of Streptomyces sp. NBC_01476 encodes:
- a CDS encoding CbiQ family ECF transporter T component: MPGREDALPAGRSGRAARLRAPAAGRANALHAGAWWLWALGLATAASRTSNPLLLALVVAVAGYVVAARRGDAPWARSYGAFLRLGLAVLVIRLVFAVVLGSPVPGTHVLVRLPEVPLPGWAQGVRIGGRVTAEGVVFALRDGMKLAALLVCVGAANALANPARLLKSLPGALYEAGVAVVVAMTFAPHLVADVSRLRAARRLRGREDRGIRALLQVGLPVLEGALERSVALAAAMDARGYGRTAAVPPGVRRTTAALTLGGLLGVCAGTYGLLTADGTRYGLPLLAAGLAAATAGLRLGGRRSVRTRYRPDRWGPRAWLVAGSGVAVAALMITAGGYDAAALDPPAFPLAAPALPLWPALSVLLGLLPAFVAPAPVVAPRGASR, translated from the coding sequence CTGCCGGGGCGCGAGGACGCGCTGCCGGCCGGCCGGTCAGGGCGGGCCGCCCGGCTGCGCGCGCCGGCGGCGGGCCGGGCCAACGCGCTGCACGCCGGGGCCTGGTGGCTGTGGGCGCTGGGGCTCGCCACCGCCGCGTCCCGGACCAGCAACCCGCTGCTGCTCGCGCTGGTGGTGGCGGTCGCCGGTTACGTGGTGGCCGCGCGGCGCGGGGACGCACCCTGGGCCCGGTCGTACGGAGCCTTTCTGCGGCTGGGGCTGGCCGTTCTGGTGATCCGGCTGGTGTTCGCCGTGGTGCTGGGCTCACCGGTACCGGGCACGCATGTGCTGGTGCGGTTGCCGGAAGTACCGCTCCCCGGCTGGGCGCAGGGGGTACGGATCGGCGGGCGGGTCACCGCGGAGGGCGTGGTCTTCGCGCTGCGGGACGGCATGAAGCTGGCCGCGCTGCTGGTGTGCGTGGGCGCGGCGAACGCGCTGGCCAATCCGGCGCGGCTGCTCAAGTCGCTGCCGGGCGCGCTCTACGAGGCCGGGGTGGCGGTGGTGGTCGCCATGACCTTCGCCCCGCACCTGGTCGCGGACGTGTCCCGGCTGCGGGCGGCCCGGCGGCTGCGCGGCCGGGAGGACCGCGGGATACGGGCACTGCTGCAGGTCGGACTGCCGGTGCTGGAAGGCGCGCTGGAGCGGTCGGTGGCACTGGCGGCGGCGATGGACGCGCGCGGCTACGGGCGGACCGCCGCGGTCCCGCCCGGGGTGCGCCGGACCACCGCCGCGCTCACCCTCGGCGGCCTGCTCGGGGTGTGCGCGGGCACCTACGGACTGCTGACCGCGGACGGCACCCGGTACGGCCTGCCGCTGCTGGCGGCCGGGCTGGCCGCCGCGACGGCCGGACTGCGCCTCGGCGGGCGGCGTTCGGTACGGACCCGCTACCGCCCCGACCGGTGGGGTCCCCGGGCGTGGCTGGTCGCCGGGTCGGGGGTGGCGGTCGCAGCGCTGATGATCACGGCCGGCGGGTACGACGCGGCGGCCCTCGACCCGCCCGCCTTTCCGCTGGCGGCCCCGGCGCTGCCGCTGTGGCCCGCGCTGTCGGTGCTGCTGGGGCTGCTCCCGGCCTTCGTGGCGCCCGCGCCCGTGGTGGCGCCCCGGGGGGCATCGCGGTGA
- a CDS encoding SapB/AmfS family lanthipeptide — protein sequence MALLDLQNLEPVEHGQGGGGGQGASSLSLIGCISSVSFLICL from the coding sequence ATGGCGCTTCTCGACCTCCAGAACCTCGAGCCCGTCGAGCACGGCCAGGGCGGCGGGGGCGGCCAGGGGGCCAGCTCGCTGAGCCTGATCGGCTGCATCAGCTCGGTCAGCTTCCTGATCTGCCTGTGA
- the lanKC gene encoding class III lanthionine synthetase LanKC: MDNRYEVFCLADRYFYESLDRLPAGADSDAVAETGSVARFETAQREVPAGWRSLRNGDWLHIDPPAGADAYPTQGWKIHVSAGLENAEKVAAKVWDYCVPRHIPFKFVPSPQLLHLRNSKYAGRDTSGKFVTIYPADESRLRVVLQELGELLDGEQGPYILTDLRWREGPLYVRYGAFAKRYCVGEHGTLVPAVEDNEGRLVPDSRTPAFHVPDWVTLPVFLAPELAARNATTVAGLPYRIEKALHFSNGGGVYTGTDTRSGAKVVLKEGRPHAGLASDGADAVARLERERDALRKLSGLGVAPEVRDWFTVGDHRFLVMDFVEGKPLNSFFGLRHPLLTDRPDPAAVADYTRWALRINAGVEAAVAAVHSRGIVFNDLHMFNIMVAPDEETVSLLDFEAAAPGADQGRQIVAHPGFVAPPDRRGFAVDTYALACLRLALFLPVTTLLAIDRAKAAHLADVIAAEFPVPRAFLDEAVAEITGPASSPQPAMATGGLTLPGPAPADREPAAAGRGGDDRGRVPAGGGAGGSAGGADGGGPVPIPAGRGGDARGRVPAGGGRSVDGAVGDGLVAAGAGGTGGGVRRAGAGGGGVVAPAGRERPAGGDGGYLPAEPGEWGGARDAMVGAILASATPGREDRLFPGDITQFSAGGGLGIAHGAAGVLYALAETGAPRYAAGERWLLERTRVLPDGTPLGLYDGLAGVAYVLERLGHPGRALDLIRTLLAENWQRLASDLNGGLAGIGLVLEHLSRTTGETVLRERALEAAGIVAARLAAEPGSAAATRRAGLLRGATGPALLFLRLYEQTGVPALLGHAARALHLDLDSCVHTASGSLEVDEGWRTMPYAGDGSVGIGLVLDDFLALARHGDAPEPATADRFEQARRDIVRAATLRLYAQPGLFAGRAGMVLHLARTTTPGVPEGALAAQIDALGWYGMPYGGGLAFPGNQLMRLSMDLGTGTAGCLLALGAALGDTPARLPFLPPPPVAGP, translated from the coding sequence ATGGACAACCGCTACGAAGTCTTCTGTCTCGCCGACCGCTATTTCTACGAGAGCCTGGACCGTTTGCCGGCCGGCGCTGATTCCGATGCGGTGGCGGAAACCGGATCCGTGGCGCGCTTCGAAACCGCCCAGCGTGAAGTCCCGGCCGGCTGGCGGTCGTTGCGCAACGGGGACTGGTTGCATATCGACCCGCCCGCCGGTGCGGACGCCTATCCGACGCAGGGCTGGAAAATCCATGTCTCTGCCGGTCTGGAAAACGCCGAAAAAGTGGCGGCGAAAGTCTGGGACTACTGCGTTCCCCGGCACATCCCGTTCAAATTCGTGCCGAGCCCGCAACTGCTCCACCTGCGGAACTCGAAATACGCGGGCCGCGACACCAGCGGGAAATTCGTCACCATCTACCCGGCGGACGAGTCCCGGCTGCGGGTGGTCCTCCAGGAGCTCGGCGAGCTGCTCGACGGCGAGCAGGGCCCGTACATCCTCACCGACCTCCGCTGGCGCGAAGGGCCGCTGTACGTGCGGTACGGCGCCTTCGCCAAGCGGTACTGCGTCGGCGAGCACGGCACCCTCGTGCCGGCCGTCGAGGACAACGAGGGGAGGCTGGTGCCGGACAGCCGGACACCCGCCTTCCACGTCCCGGACTGGGTGACCCTGCCGGTCTTCCTCGCGCCGGAGCTGGCCGCGCGGAACGCCACGACGGTCGCCGGCCTGCCCTACCGCATCGAGAAGGCGCTGCACTTCTCCAACGGCGGCGGTGTCTACACCGGCACCGACACCAGGAGCGGCGCGAAGGTCGTGCTCAAGGAGGGCCGCCCGCACGCCGGGCTCGCCTCCGACGGCGCGGACGCGGTGGCCCGGCTGGAGCGCGAACGGGACGCTCTGCGGAAGCTGTCCGGGCTGGGCGTGGCTCCCGAGGTGCGGGACTGGTTCACCGTCGGCGACCACCGCTTCCTGGTGATGGACTTCGTCGAGGGCAAGCCGCTCAACTCCTTCTTCGGCCTGCGCCATCCGCTGCTCACCGACCGGCCGGACCCGGCCGCGGTCGCCGACTACACCCGCTGGGCGCTGCGGATCAACGCGGGCGTCGAGGCGGCGGTGGCCGCGGTGCACTCCCGGGGGATCGTCTTCAACGACCTCCACATGTTCAACATCATGGTCGCGCCGGACGAGGAGACGGTGTCGCTGCTGGACTTCGAGGCGGCGGCGCCCGGGGCGGACCAGGGCCGGCAGATCGTCGCCCACCCCGGCTTCGTCGCCCCGCCCGACCGGCGCGGCTTCGCGGTCGACACGTACGCCCTCGCCTGCCTGCGCCTCGCCCTCTTCCTCCCGGTCACCACGCTCCTGGCCATCGACCGTGCGAAGGCGGCCCACCTGGCGGACGTGATCGCCGCGGAATTCCCGGTGCCGCGGGCCTTCCTGGACGAAGCGGTGGCAGAGATCACCGGCCCCGCCTCCTCCCCTCAACCGGCCATGGCCACGGGCGGGTTGACCCTGCCGGGTCCGGCGCCGGCCGACCGGGAGCCGGCTGCCGCCGGGCGGGGCGGGGACGACCGGGGGCGGGTCCCTGCGGGTGGCGGTGCCGGGGGGTCCGCGGGCGGCGCGGACGGAGGCGGGCCGGTGCCGATTCCCGCCGGGCGGGGCGGGGACGCACGGGGGCGGGTCCCTGCGGGTGGCGGGCGGTCCGTGGATGGCGCGGTCGGGGACGGGCTGGTGGCTGCCGGTGCCGGGGGGACTGGCGGCGGGGTCCGGAGGGCCGGCGCCGGCGGGGGCGGCGTGGTCGCGCCGGCCGGGCGGGAGAGACCGGCGGGCGGGGACGGGGGGTATCTGCCCGCTGAGCCGGGGGAGTGGGGCGGGGCGCGGGACGCCATGGTCGGGGCGATCCTCGCGTCGGCGACGCCCGGGCGGGAGGACCGGCTCTTCCCCGGGGACATCACACAGTTCTCCGCGGGCGGCGGGCTCGGGATCGCACACGGGGCGGCCGGGGTGCTGTACGCGCTCGCCGAGACGGGGGCCCCGCGGTACGCCGCGGGGGAGCGCTGGCTGCTGGAGCGTACCCGCGTGCTGCCCGACGGCACCCCGCTCGGGCTGTACGACGGCCTGGCCGGCGTCGCCTATGTGCTGGAACGCCTCGGGCACCCCGGCCGCGCCCTCGACCTGATACGCACCCTGCTCGCCGAGAACTGGCAGCGGCTCGCCTCCGACCTCAACGGCGGCCTCGCCGGCATCGGCCTGGTGCTGGAGCACCTCTCCCGCACCACCGGAGAAACCGTCCTGCGGGAACGCGCGCTGGAAGCGGCCGGCATCGTCGCCGCCCGGCTCGCCGCCGAACCCGGCAGCGCCGCCGCCACCCGCCGCGCCGGCCTGCTGCGCGGCGCCACCGGTCCCGCCCTGCTCTTCCTGCGGCTCTACGAACAGACCGGCGTCCCGGCGCTGCTCGGCCATGCCGCCCGCGCGCTGCACCTGGACCTCGACTCCTGCGTGCACACTGCGAGCGGCAGTCTGGAGGTCGACGAAGGCTGGCGCACCATGCCGTACGCCGGCGACGGCAGCGTGGGCATCGGCCTGGTGCTCGACGACTTCCTCGCCCTGGCCCGGCACGGCGACGCACCGGAGCCCGCCACCGCCGACCGCTTCGAGCAGGCCCGCCGCGACATCGTGCGCGCGGCGACCCTGCGGCTCTACGCCCAGCCGGGGCTCTTCGCCGGCCGCGCCGGCATGGTGCTGCACCTCGCCAGGACCACCACCCCCGGCGTACCCGAGGGCGCACTGGCCGCGCAGATCGACGCGCTCGGCTGGTACGGCATGCCCTACGGCGGCGGCCTCGCCTTCCCCGGCAACCAGCTGATGCGGCTGTCCATGGACCTCGGCACCGGTACCGCCGGCTGCCTCCTCGCACTGGGCGCGGCGCTCGGGGACACCCCGGCGCGGCTGCCCTTCCTCCCGCCACCACCGGTGGCGGGCCCATGA
- a CDS encoding prenyltransferase/squalene oxidase repeat-containing protein gives MPLRRRAALAVTATATALLALAAVPAAPANAATPPAGLYGATDPTYDGVWRQAYALLALHTAGVTPPAAAVRWLGGQQCADGGFPSYRADTATACDAKTEDTNATGIAVQALSVLGGHGPAVTKATGWLKSVQNADGGWSYNPGGASDPDSTAVVIGALQTAGEDTLPAKAGRTPYDALRGFQFGCGAKAADRGSYGYPADGKLAVNAKATADAVRGARSAGFVVTAPTRDTPLPAAPACGGAKDPYTSMTPAAAAQAGAAWLARQLTAGGGHLTAPSPGATKATPDYGTTADAVVALAAAGELTAARSAYTWLAANSTAWSHGSPAALSQLILAAHATGNDPRGTGGTDYVQQLTTLGPAADEPAATASSAAPEEKKHDSSSSTSTWLIVAVFFIASVGVGFLLSGRKRRQG, from the coding sequence ATGCCCCTGCGCCGCCGCGCCGCCCTCGCCGTGACCGCGACAGCGACCGCCCTGCTCGCCCTGGCGGCGGTCCCGGCCGCCCCGGCGAACGCCGCGACCCCGCCCGCCGGGCTGTACGGCGCCACGGACCCGACGTACGACGGTGTGTGGCGGCAGGCGTACGCCCTGCTCGCGCTGCACACGGCCGGGGTGACGCCGCCGGCCGCGGCGGTGCGGTGGCTGGGCGGGCAGCAGTGCGCCGACGGCGGTTTCCCGTCCTACCGGGCGGACACCGCCACGGCGTGCGACGCGAAGACCGAGGACACCAACGCCACCGGCATCGCCGTCCAGGCGCTCAGCGTCCTGGGCGGGCACGGGCCTGCCGTGACGAAGGCCACCGGCTGGCTGAAGTCCGTGCAGAACGCCGACGGCGGCTGGTCGTACAACCCCGGCGGCGCCTCCGACCCCGACTCCACCGCGGTGGTGATCGGCGCGCTGCAGACGGCCGGCGAGGACACGCTGCCCGCCAAGGCCGGCCGGACACCGTACGACGCGCTGCGCGGCTTCCAGTTCGGCTGCGGTGCCAAGGCCGCGGACCGCGGCTCGTACGGCTACCCCGCGGACGGCAAGCTCGCGGTGAACGCCAAGGCCACCGCGGACGCGGTCCGCGGCGCCCGGAGCGCGGGATTCGTGGTCACCGCGCCTACCCGCGACACCCCGCTGCCGGCCGCGCCCGCCTGCGGCGGTGCGAAGGACCCGTACACCTCGATGACCCCGGCCGCCGCCGCGCAGGCCGGCGCCGCCTGGCTCGCCCGGCAGCTCACGGCCGGCGGCGGCCACCTGACCGCGCCCAGCCCGGGCGCGACCAAGGCGACCCCCGACTACGGCACCACCGCGGACGCGGTCGTCGCCCTGGCCGCCGCCGGCGAACTCACCGCCGCGCGGTCCGCCTACACCTGGCTCGCGGCGAACTCCACCGCCTGGTCGCACGGCAGCCCGGCGGCCCTCTCGCAGCTGATCCTGGCCGCGCACGCCACCGGCAACGACCCGCGGGGCACCGGCGGCACGGACTACGTACAGCAGCTCACCACCCTCGGTCCCGCCGCGGACGAACCGGCCGCGACCGCGTCCTCGGCCGCCCCGGAGGAGAAGAAGCACGACAGCTCGTCCAGTACCAGCACCTGGCTGATCGTGGCCGTCTTCTTCATCGCCAGCGTCGGCGTCGGCTTCCTGCTGAGCGGACGCAAGCGGCGGCAGGGCTGA
- a CDS encoding DUF397 domain-containing protein: protein MTASLIWQKSTYSQEQGECVELAADGGAVLLRESDDPSVVLTTTPKSLARFIQGIKVTRPAG, encoded by the coding sequence ATGACCGCGTCCCTGATTTGGCAGAAGTCCACGTACTCCCAGGAACAGGGCGAGTGCGTCGAGCTGGCCGCCGACGGGGGCGCGGTCCTGCTCCGCGAGAGCGATGATCCCTCTGTGGTCCTCACCACCACCCCGAAGTCGCTGGCCCGCTTCATCCAGGGGATCAAGGTGACCCGGCCCGCGGGCTGA
- a CDS encoding ABC transporter ATP-binding protein, which translates to MIRFENVSVTYDGAAAPTLSGIELTVPEGELCLVVGPSGAGKSTLLGAVGGLVPHFTGGLLTGRVTVAGRDTRTHKPRELADVVGTVGQDPLSHFVTDTVEDELAYGMESLGVPPETMRRRVEETLDLLGLAALRDRPIATLSGGQQQRVAIGSVLTVHPRVLVLDEPTSALDPAAAEEVLAVLQRLVHDLGTTVLLAEHRLERVVQYADQVVLLPAPGGPAVTGAPADVMAVSPVHPPVVALGRLAGWSPLPLSVRDARRRAGALRDRLADLAAPRPGPAGTGEPLVRVERLAVRRGRVEALRGVDLTVRAGETVALMGRNGAGKSTLLASLVGLHTPASGAVTVGGAVPHRTRPAELVRRVGLVPQEPRDLLYAETVAAECAAADRDAGAAPGTCRALLGELLPGVREDAHPRDLSEGQRLTLALAIVLAARPPVLLLDEPTRGLDYAAKSRLAAHLRSLAADGHAIVLATHDVELAAELAHRVVILADGEVVADGPTPEVVLSSPSFAPQVAKILAPSPWLTSTQVAHALDPTS; encoded by the coding sequence GTGATCCGCTTCGAGAACGTCTCCGTGACCTACGACGGCGCCGCGGCCCCCACCCTGAGCGGCATCGAACTGACCGTGCCCGAGGGTGAGTTGTGCCTGGTCGTCGGCCCCTCGGGGGCCGGCAAGTCGACCCTGCTCGGCGCGGTCGGCGGTCTCGTGCCGCACTTCACCGGCGGGCTGCTCACCGGGCGCGTCACCGTCGCGGGGCGCGACACCCGTACCCACAAACCGCGGGAACTCGCCGACGTGGTCGGCACGGTGGGCCAGGACCCGCTCTCGCACTTCGTCACCGACACCGTCGAGGACGAACTCGCCTACGGCATGGAGTCGTTGGGCGTCCCGCCGGAGACGATGCGGCGCCGCGTCGAGGAGACCCTCGACCTGCTCGGGCTCGCCGCACTCCGCGACCGCCCCATCGCTACGCTCTCCGGCGGGCAGCAGCAGCGGGTGGCGATCGGTTCCGTCCTCACCGTCCACCCGCGGGTGCTGGTCCTCGACGAACCCACCTCCGCGCTCGACCCGGCCGCCGCGGAAGAGGTGCTCGCCGTTCTCCAGCGGCTCGTGCACGACCTCGGCACCACCGTCCTGCTGGCCGAGCACCGCCTGGAGCGGGTGGTGCAGTACGCCGACCAGGTCGTCCTGCTGCCCGCCCCCGGTGGGCCGGCGGTGACCGGCGCTCCGGCCGACGTCATGGCGGTCTCCCCGGTCCATCCGCCGGTGGTCGCCCTCGGCCGGCTGGCCGGCTGGTCGCCGCTGCCGCTGTCGGTCCGCGACGCCCGCCGCCGGGCCGGCGCACTGCGCGACCGGCTGGCGGACCTGGCGGCGCCGCGGCCTGGACCGGCGGGCACCGGCGAACCCCTGGTGCGGGTGGAGCGGCTGGCCGTGCGGCGGGGCCGGGTGGAGGCGCTGCGCGGGGTGGACCTGACGGTACGGGCCGGTGAGACCGTCGCGCTGATGGGCCGCAACGGGGCCGGCAAGTCGACGCTGCTGGCCTCGCTGGTCGGCCTGCACACGCCCGCCTCGGGTGCGGTCACCGTCGGCGGCGCGGTGCCCCACCGCACCCGTCCCGCGGAACTGGTGCGCCGGGTCGGGCTCGTACCGCAGGAGCCGCGGGACCTGCTCTACGCCGAGACGGTCGCCGCGGAGTGCGCCGCCGCGGACCGTGACGCGGGCGCGGCACCGGGCACGTGCCGGGCACTGCTCGGCGAACTCCTGCCCGGGGTACGGGAGGACGCGCATCCGCGTGACCTCTCCGAAGGGCAGCGGCTCACCCTCGCGCTGGCGATCGTGCTCGCCGCGAGGCCGCCGGTCCTGCTGCTGGACGAGCCGACCCGCGGCCTGGACTACGCGGCCAAGTCCCGCCTCGCCGCGCACCTGCGGAGCCTGGCCGCCGACGGCCACGCGATCGTCCTGGCAACCCACGACGTCGAACTCGCCGCCGAACTCGCCCACCGCGTCGTCATCCTGGCCGACGGCGAGGTCGTCGCCGACGGCCCCACCCCTGAAGTCGTCCTCTCCTCCCCCTCCTTCGCCCCCCAGGTCGCCAAGATCCTCGCCCCCTCCCCCTGGCTCACCTCCACCCAGGTCGCCCACGCCCTGGACCCCACGTCATGA
- a CDS encoding helix-turn-helix domain-containing protein, with product MPLRSTATARQERLGAELRKMREAAGITARDTARLLGTDPAKVSHIEAGRLGVSEERLRRLAAFYECGDTSLIDALVSMANGQGRKGWWEAYRGVVPAALLDVAELEHHATRLRTIQITHVPGVFQTEDYTRTVFGYAIPPLPENELEARVAQRLERSGVLYRDTAPPYEALIHEAALRMRFGGGKVARAQLEHIQELSHLPHISVRVIPFAADGHIGSGHAMLYASGPVRPLDTVQIDSAHGISFLHAAPHLANYSVLYDTLAAVALDRSRSREFIHTISRDL from the coding sequence ATGCCGCTCAGAAGCACCGCAACCGCCCGCCAGGAGCGCCTCGGTGCGGAGCTACGGAAGATGCGGGAGGCCGCGGGCATCACCGCCCGGGACACCGCGCGGCTGCTCGGCACCGATCCGGCGAAGGTGAGTCACATCGAGGCGGGCAGGCTGGGCGTCAGCGAGGAGCGTTTACGGCGTCTTGCCGCGTTCTACGAGTGCGGTGACACCTCGCTCATCGACGCGCTCGTCAGCATGGCCAACGGGCAAGGCCGCAAGGGCTGGTGGGAGGCCTACCGCGGTGTCGTCCCCGCGGCGCTGCTCGACGTGGCGGAGCTTGAGCACCATGCGACCCGGCTGCGTACCATCCAGATCACCCATGTCCCGGGGGTCTTCCAGACCGAGGACTACACCCGGACGGTCTTCGGCTACGCGATACCCCCGCTGCCGGAGAACGAACTGGAGGCGCGGGTCGCCCAGCGCCTCGAACGCTCCGGCGTGCTGTACCGCGACACGGCCCCGCCGTACGAGGCGCTGATCCACGAGGCGGCGCTGCGGATGCGGTTCGGCGGCGGGAAGGTCGCGCGGGCCCAGTTGGAGCACATCCAGGAACTGAGCCACCTGCCGCACATAAGCGTTCGGGTGATCCCCTTCGCGGCGGACGGGCACATCGGGTCCGGACACGCGATGCTCTACGCGAGCGGGCCGGTACGGCCGCTCGACACGGTGCAGATCGACTCCGCGCACGGCATCAGCTTTCTGCACGCCGCCCCGCACCTGGCCAACTACAGCGTCCTGTACGACACCCTCGCAGCGGTGGCCCTCGACCGGTCCCGGTCACGTGAATTCATCCACACCATCTCCCGCGACCTCTGA
- a CDS encoding SCO2322 family protein, translating to MRRGRRWACVAAAVAALLLAAAAPAQAAGYRYWSYWLRSGDTWTYAQTGPALHIPADGSVEGWRFAVSRDAAAQAVQPRGAAGFAAICANTPAARGTKRVALVIDPGTAADAPGGATPPAPRTACARVPADASSADALAAVARPLRYDSAGILCAISGYPVSGCGEQVAASGRKSTAPAGTGTSGTSPAAGTTTGTEDGGGPSAGLYAGIGAVVLLAAGAGRQTRRRRRS from the coding sequence ATGCGCCGCGGTCGTAGGTGGGCCTGCGTGGCCGCAGCGGTGGCGGCCCTGCTGCTGGCAGCCGCGGCACCGGCGCAGGCCGCCGGCTACCGCTACTGGTCGTACTGGCTGCGCTCGGGCGACACCTGGACGTACGCGCAGACCGGCCCGGCGCTGCACATACCCGCCGACGGCAGCGTCGAGGGCTGGCGCTTCGCGGTGAGCCGGGACGCCGCCGCCCAGGCCGTGCAGCCGCGCGGAGCGGCCGGCTTCGCGGCGATCTGCGCGAACACCCCGGCCGCCAGGGGCACGAAGCGGGTGGCCCTGGTCATCGACCCCGGCACCGCGGCCGACGCCCCCGGCGGCGCAACCCCGCCGGCGCCCCGCACCGCCTGCGCCCGCGTCCCGGCCGACGCCTCCTCCGCCGACGCGCTGGCCGCGGTCGCCCGCCCGCTGCGGTACGACTCGGCCGGCATCCTCTGCGCGATCTCCGGCTACCCGGTCTCCGGCTGCGGCGAGCAGGTCGCGGCATCCGGCCGGAAGTCCACCGCTCCGGCTGGGACCGGGACGAGCGGGACGAGCCCGGCAGCCGGGACAACCACCGGCACGGAGGACGGCGGCGGCCCGTCCGCCGGCCTCTACGCGGGCATCGGCGCCGTGGTGCTCCTCGCGGCGGGAGCCGGCCGGCAGACCCGCCGCCGACGCCGCTCGTGA
- a CDS encoding ECF transporter S component, translating to MRLGVRSVTALVIVSAIGVAAFGWPLLAAHGSSVAAHSTDAPWLFAALLPLLVGVVIATVADTGMDAKAIAMLGMLAAAGAALRPLGAGTAGIEPMFFLMVLSGRVLGPGFGFTLGSLTMFASALLTGGVGPWMPFQMLAMGWVTMGAGLLPRPDRLRGRGELALLACYGAVAALAYGTVMNLQGWPYIAGLASDIAYDPHAPLATNLARFAAYCLTTSLGWDLPRAALTAVLSFTLGPPILRALRRATRRAAFGAAVVFGEPRD from the coding sequence GTGCGGTTGGGGGTCAGGTCGGTCACCGCGCTGGTGATCGTCTCGGCGATCGGGGTGGCCGCCTTCGGGTGGCCGCTGCTCGCCGCGCACGGTTCGTCCGTGGCCGCGCACAGCACCGACGCGCCCTGGTTGTTCGCCGCGCTGCTGCCGCTGCTCGTGGGCGTGGTGATCGCGACCGTCGCGGACACCGGGATGGACGCGAAGGCCATCGCGATGCTCGGCATGCTGGCCGCCGCGGGCGCCGCGCTGCGACCGCTCGGCGCCGGCACCGCCGGGATCGAGCCGATGTTCTTCCTGATGGTGCTCTCCGGCCGGGTGCTCGGCCCCGGCTTCGGCTTCACGCTGGGCTCGCTGACGATGTTCGCCTCCGCGCTGCTGACCGGCGGGGTCGGTCCGTGGATGCCGTTCCAGATGCTGGCGATGGGGTGGGTCACGATGGGCGCGGGCCTGCTGCCCCGGCCCGACCGGCTGCGCGGCCGGGGCGAACTCGCCCTGCTCGCCTGCTACGGCGCGGTCGCCGCCCTCGCGTACGGCACCGTGATGAACCTCCAGGGCTGGCCCTACATCGCCGGCCTCGCCTCCGACATCGCCTACGACCCGCACGCCCCGCTGGCCACCAACCTCGCCCGGTTCGCCGCCTACTGCCTCACCACGTCCCTCGGCTGGGACCTGCCGCGCGCCGCACTCACCGCGGTGCTCTCCTTCACCCTCGGGCCGCCGATCCTGCGCGCCCTGCGCCGGGCCACCCGCCGCGCGGCGTTCGGCGCCGCGGTCGTCTTCGGTGAACCGCGCGACTGA